The following proteins come from a genomic window of Methylorubrum populi:
- a CDS encoding MFS transporter, translated as MADALTGRVARRLLPFLMLCYFFAYLDRVNVGFAALTMNRDIGLSATAYGLGAGLFFLGYVAFEVPSNLILERVGARIWIARIMVTWSLISASTAFVTGEWSFYLVRVLLGLAEAGFFPGIILYLTYWFPAAQRAGIVGTFMMAVPLSAAIGAPLSGLVMSFADGRLGLAGWQWLYLLEAAPSLVLGLATLFVLTDRPEQATWLTADERASLVARMAEDHRRQPNRTAHFRSALLDPRVLGLGLVYFGLSTGLYAVGLWLPQIISSFGFTTTATGFVTAVPYIVSAAGMVAWTRRSDRKGERVRHVAIPTVAAGLALLAASLAGTPLLTIIALSAAALGVFAALPTFWTLPTRLLTGTAAAGGIALINALGSLGGFAGPALMGWIRDATGRFGDGLAAVAVVLVLAGASVLRIGRAAERT; from the coding sequence ATGGCGGATGCGCTCACGGGCAGGGTGGCGCGGCGCCTGCTGCCCTTCCTGATGCTGTGCTACTTCTTCGCCTATCTCGACCGGGTGAATGTCGGCTTCGCCGCCCTCACCATGAATCGCGACATCGGCCTGTCAGCCACGGCCTATGGACTGGGGGCGGGGCTGTTCTTCCTCGGCTACGTCGCCTTCGAAGTTCCGAGCAACCTCATTCTCGAACGGGTCGGCGCGCGGATCTGGATCGCGCGGATCATGGTGACGTGGTCGCTGATCTCCGCCTCGACCGCCTTCGTGACGGGCGAATGGTCGTTCTACCTCGTCCGCGTCCTCCTCGGACTTGCAGAGGCCGGCTTCTTTCCCGGCATCATCCTCTATCTGACCTATTGGTTCCCCGCCGCGCAGCGCGCGGGCATCGTCGGCACCTTCATGATGGCGGTGCCGCTCTCGGCCGCCATCGGCGCGCCATTGTCCGGCCTCGTCATGAGCTTCGCCGACGGCCGGCTCGGCTTGGCAGGGTGGCAGTGGCTCTACCTCCTTGAGGCGGCGCCGAGCCTGGTCCTCGGCCTCGCGACCCTGTTCGTCCTCACCGACCGGCCCGAACAGGCCACCTGGCTGACCGCGGACGAGCGAGCGAGCCTCGTCGCGCGGATGGCGGAGGATCACCGTCGGCAGCCCAACCGGACGGCGCATTTCCGCAGCGCGCTCCTCGATCCGCGGGTGCTGGGGCTCGGCCTCGTCTATTTCGGCCTCAGCACCGGCCTCTACGCCGTCGGCCTCTGGCTGCCGCAGATCATCAGCAGTTTCGGCTTCACGACGACAGCGACGGGCTTCGTCACCGCCGTGCCTTACATCGTCTCGGCGGCGGGGATGGTCGCCTGGACGCGGCGCTCCGATCGCAAGGGGGAGCGCGTCCGCCACGTCGCCATCCCCACCGTGGCCGCCGGCCTCGCCCTGCTCGCCGCGAGTCTGGCCGGAACGCCGCTTCTGACCATCATCGCACTGAGCGCGGCGGCATTGGGCGTGTTCGCGGCGCTGCCGACCTTCTGGACCCTGCCGACGCGGTTGCTCACCGGCACCGCGGCAGCGGGCGGGATCGCGCTGATCAACGCGCTCGGCAGCCTCGGCGGCTTCGCCGGACCAGCCCTCATGGGCTGGATCCGCGACGCGACCGGGCGCTTCGGCGACGGATTGGCCGCCGTCGCCGTGGTGCTCGTGCTCGCGGGCGCATCGGTGCTGCGCATTGGCCGCGCCGCCGAGCGGACGTGA
- a CDS encoding ferritin-like domain-containing protein, which yields MGLFTKDIKSLDDLFVHTLQDVYYAENQITKALPTMIGKATNAQLRQGFETHLRETEGQIKRLEQVFGMHGHKPKAVNCPAIDGIIKEANETAGEVADKEVLDAALLAAAQAVEHYEIARYGTLVAWAKRLGRDDCAAVLQQTLDEEKATDQKLTALAESRVNQKAA from the coding sequence ATGGGTCTGTTCACGAAGGACATCAAGTCGCTGGACGACCTCTTCGTGCACACGTTGCAGGACGTCTATTACGCCGAGAACCAGATCACCAAGGCTCTCCCGACGATGATCGGGAAGGCGACGAACGCGCAGCTTCGCCAGGGCTTCGAGACGCATCTGCGTGAGACCGAGGGGCAGATCAAGCGCCTCGAGCAGGTGTTCGGGATGCACGGCCACAAGCCGAAGGCGGTCAATTGCCCGGCCATCGACGGGATCATCAAGGAGGCCAACGAGACCGCCGGCGAAGTCGCCGACAAGGAGGTACTCGATGCGGCATTGCTCGCGGCGGCGCAGGCCGTGGAGCATTACGAGATCGCCCGCTACGGCACTCTCGTCGCCTGGGCCAAGAGGCTCGGCCGCGACGACTGCGCCGCCGTGCTCCAGCAGACGCTCGACGAGGAGAAGGCGACCGACCAGAAGCTCACGGCGCTGGCCGAGAGCCGCGTGAACCAGAAGGCGGCTTGA